In Streptococcus oralis, a single window of DNA contains:
- a CDS encoding DegV family protein, protein MTWKIVADSGCDYRQLPTLAIDTEFVSVPLTIQVADQVFIDDANLDIDHMMETMYATSEASKSACPSPDDYLRAFEGAKHIFVVTITGTLSGSHNSAQLAKNIYLEEHPDTQIHVIDTLSAGGEVDLIVEKINDLIDQGLSFEEIVEAITAYQEKTKLLFVLAKVDNLVKNGRLSKLIGTVVGLLNIRMVGEASETGTLELLQKARGPKKSLQAAYEELIKAGYAGGRIVMAHCSNEKFCQQLSERLLETFPQADIKIIPTSGLCSFYAEDGGLLMGYEIN, encoded by the coding sequence TTGTGAGTGTTCCTTTAACCATTCAAGTAGCTGATCAGGTCTTTATCGATGATGCCAATCTCGACATTGACCACATGATGGAAACCATGTATGCGACTTCTGAGGCTTCAAAATCAGCTTGTCCTAGCCCTGATGATTACTTGCGTGCATTTGAAGGTGCTAAGCATATCTTTGTCGTTACCATTACTGGTACTCTTTCAGGTAGCCATAATAGTGCACAGCTCGCTAAGAATATCTATCTGGAAGAACACCCTGACACTCAGATTCATGTGATCGATACATTGTCTGCAGGTGGTGAAGTTGACTTGATTGTCGAAAAAATCAATGACTTGATTGATCAAGGACTTTCTTTTGAAGAAATTGTTGAAGCTATTACAGCCTACCAAGAAAAAACGAAATTGCTCTTTGTTCTTGCTAAAGTTGATAACTTGGTCAAGAATGGCCGTTTGAGTAAGCTGATCGGTACAGTTGTTGGCCTTCTCAACATCCGTATGGTTGGGGAAGCAAGTGAAACTGGAACCTTAGAACTGCTACAAAAAGCGCGTGGACCAAAAAAATCCCTTCAAGCAGCCTATGAAGAACTCATCAAGGCTGGCTACGCTGGTGGCCGTATCGTCATGGCTCATTGCAGCAATGAAAAATTCTGTCAGCAATTGTCAGAACGCTTGCTGGAAACCTTCCCACAAGCGGATATCAAAATCATCCCTACGTCTGGTCTCTGCAGTTTCTATGCAGAAGATGGCGGTTTGTTGATGGGATATGAAATTAACTAA
- a CDS encoding 8-oxo-dGTP diphosphatase translates to MNRRESVEFVNMCMIKNGDKVLVQDRVSPDWPGITFPGGHVERGESFVDAVIREVKEETGLTISKPQLCGIKNWYDDKDYRYVVLFYKTEHFTGELQSSDEGKVWWEDFDNLSHLKLATDDMSDMLRVFLEDDLSEFFYYKDGDDWLYDLK, encoded by the coding sequence ATGAACAGAAGAGAATCAGTTGAATTTGTCAACATGTGCATGATTAAAAACGGGGACAAGGTTCTGGTCCAAGACAGAGTTAGCCCTGACTGGCCTGGCATTACTTTTCCTGGTGGTCATGTTGAACGTGGCGAATCCTTTGTCGATGCTGTCATTCGTGAAGTGAAAGAAGAAACTGGTCTGACCATTTCCAAACCCCAACTCTGTGGTATCAAAAACTGGTACGATGACAAGGATTATCGTTATGTAGTCCTTTTTTACAAGACAGAACACTTTACTGGTGAACTCCAGTCTTCAGACGAAGGAAAGGTTTGGTGGGAGGATTTTGACAATCTGTCTCATCTAAAACTTGCTACTGATGATATGTCTGATATGCTTCGTGTTTTTTTGGAAGATGATCTCAGTGAATTCTTTTACTACAAAGATGGTGACGACTGGCTTTATGACTTAAAGTAA
- a CDS encoding NAD(P)/FAD-dependent oxidoreductase — protein MKHFDTIVIGGGPAGMMATISSSFYDQKTLLIEKNRKLGKKLAGTGGGRCNVTNNGTLDDLMAGIPGNGRFLYSVFSQFDNHDIINFFTENGVKLKVEDHGRVFPASDKSRTIIEALEKKITELGGQVATQTEIVSVKKVDNQFILKSVDQSFTCDKLIVTTGGKSYPSTGSTGFGHEIARHFKHTITVLEAAESPLFTDFPHKALQGISLDDVTLSYGKHVITHDLLFTHFGLSGPAALRMSSFVKGGEVLSLDVLPQLSESDLVAFLEENREKSLKNALKTLLPERLAEFLVQVYPEKVKQLTEKEREQLLQSIKTLKIPVTGKMSLAKSFVTKGGVSLKEINPKTLESKLVPGLHFAGEVMDINAHTGGFNITSALCTGWVAGSLHYD, from the coding sequence ATGAAACATTTTGATACTATTGTCATCGGTGGTGGACCTGCTGGCATGATGGCTACAATTTCCAGTAGCTTTTATGATCAGAAAACTCTTCTCATCGAAAAAAATCGCAAACTTGGCAAAAAATTAGCTGGAACAGGCGGTGGTCGTTGTAATGTAACCAACAATGGAACTTTAGATGACCTAATGGCTGGCATCCCGGGAAATGGGCGTTTTCTTTACAGTGTCTTCTCCCAGTTTGATAACCATGATATCATCAACTTTTTTACGGAAAATGGTGTTAAACTCAAGGTCGAAGACCATGGACGCGTCTTTCCTGCTAGTGACAAGTCTCGGACTATTATCGAGGCCTTGGAAAAGAAAATCACTGAACTAGGTGGTCAAGTGGCTACTCAAACGGAGATTGTTTCGGTTAAGAAGGTAGATAACCAGTTTATCCTCAAGTCTGTAGACCAAAGCTTCACTTGTGATAAACTCATTGTCACAACAGGTGGTAAATCCTATCCTTCCACTGGTTCGACTGGTTTCGGTCACGAGATTGCCCGCCATTTCAAACATACCATTACTGTGCTTGAAGCTGCTGAAAGCCCATTGTTTACTGATTTTCCACACAAAGCGCTTCAGGGGATTTCACTAGACGATGTGACCTTAAGCTATGGCAAACATGTTATCACTCATGATTTGCTTTTTACCCACTTTGGTTTGTCAGGACCTGCTGCCCTACGCATGTCTAGCTTTGTCAAGGGAGGTGAAGTCCTTTCTTTGGATGTCTTACCTCAACTTTCTGAGAGCGACTTGGTAGCATTTCTAGAGGAAAATCGGGAAAAATCCTTGAAAAATGCTTTAAAAACTTTGCTTCCAGAACGCTTGGCAGAATTTCTTGTGCAAGTCTATCCTGAAAAAGTCAAACAACTGACTGAAAAGGAACGTGAACAACTTCTCCAGTCCATCAAGACCCTCAAAATCCCTGTGACTGGCAAAATGTCTCTAGCCAAGTCCTTTGTCACCAAAGGCGGTGTCAGTCTTAAGGAAATCAATCCTAAAACTCTGGAAAGTAAGCTCGTTCCTGGCCTCCACTTTGCCGGCGAAGTCATGGATATCAATGCCCACACGGGTGGCTTTAATATCACTTCTGCACTCTGTACTGGCTGGGTGGCAGGAAGCCTGCATTATGATTAA